From Candidatus Manganitrophus morganii, the proteins below share one genomic window:
- a CDS encoding type II toxin-antitoxin system Phd/YefM family antitoxin, with protein sequence MIKEATAMTVRKNLGELINEVQYRHDSILVTKAGKPVAAIVDIELFNKMRALESEFDRLVGGLQEAFKGETIETVEKELRKAKTASGRRSRK encoded by the coding sequence ATGATCAAGGAAGCAACGGCAATGACGGTGCGCAAGAATCTGGGTGAACTTATCAACGAAGTCCAGTACCGGCATGATTCCATTCTGGTTACCAAAGCTGGAAAACCGGTGGCAGCGATCGTGGACATCGAGCTGTTCAATAAAATGCGGGCGTTGGAATCGGAATTCGACCGTCTGGTCGGCGGCTTACAGGAAGCCTTTAAAGGGGAGACGATCGAAACAGTCGAGAAAGAACTGCGCAAAGCCAAGACGGCGTCGGGCCGCCGCAGCCGTAAATGA
- a CDS encoding ATP-dependent helicase — MLNDEQKEAVLTRDVPLLILAGPGTGKTETIAHRIAALIGEGEDPEKILAITFTNKASQAMRDRVLSLTGKRLSWIRTIHGTCAQLLRSHIHKLGYNTAFNIASMEYSNKILKEVIHGIGLNEVSLDLSEITRTIAHIKSQAKPEEQLASESHPFPEIFSAYQAKMRSQGCIDFNDLVYLCLKLMKEDPATLAEVRNQWRHLIIDEVQDCDLAQYQLISHLGKERGIAAVGDDDQSIYSFRSSTPEVIALFVADFSPKIITLKKSYRLPRVLLTAACSLIRNNLSRYEKELCCAQEAEGHLEVRGFWSESEEGDFVAKEILTLQVRGVPSNEIAILGRRHAPLAIVEASLKRWNIPCRKMGERSFYDLREVRDMMALITAIALPENSPALERIFKLAPGITARSIDLLEDIAEQNEVSLYRAAELAIEHQYLQGEASKSLQEVLTRLDQLRPRMEQLCISDLMRAAAKEFDTLSHLQKISRGPSDYEKRLGHLKDLAQMADQFELSSGPSLTNFINEMAIAAIQGGSPKEKGGIRLITLHGAKGLEFRVVFLIGAFQGNIPHVKGNLEEERRLMYVGVTRTKERLYISHARYVQNEVRQRSYFVDEMGRMLSPRSQV, encoded by the coding sequence TTGCTCAACGATGAACAGAAGGAAGCCGTTTTGACCCGGGATGTCCCGTTATTGATTCTGGCAGGCCCGGGAACCGGAAAGACCGAGACGATCGCACACCGGATCGCCGCATTGATCGGGGAGGGAGAAGATCCCGAGAAAATCCTGGCGATTACCTTTACCAATAAAGCCTCCCAGGCGATGAGAGATCGTGTTCTATCCCTCACCGGGAAGCGCCTCTCCTGGATCCGGACGATCCACGGGACCTGCGCCCAACTACTGAGGAGCCACATACACAAACTCGGATACAACACGGCCTTTAATATCGCCTCGATGGAGTATAGCAATAAGATCCTCAAAGAAGTCATTCACGGAATAGGACTCAACGAGGTTTCGTTGGATCTGTCGGAGATCACAAGAACGATCGCCCATATCAAGTCCCAGGCAAAACCGGAAGAGCAGCTTGCCTCCGAATCCCACCCGTTCCCGGAGATCTTCAGCGCATATCAAGCGAAGATGCGATCGCAGGGATGTATCGACTTTAACGATCTGGTCTATCTCTGCCTGAAATTAATGAAGGAGGATCCCGCCACCCTGGCGGAGGTGAGGAATCAATGGCGCCACCTGATCATCGATGAAGTACAGGATTGTGATCTGGCCCAATACCAGTTGATCTCGCACTTAGGAAAGGAGCGCGGGATCGCCGCGGTCGGGGACGACGACCAATCGATCTACTCGTTCCGGTCATCGACTCCGGAAGTGATCGCCCTGTTCGTCGCCGATTTCTCTCCGAAGATCATCACGCTGAAGAAGAGCTACCGTCTTCCCCGGGTCTTGCTTACAGCTGCCTGTTCTTTGATCAGGAACAACTTAAGTCGATATGAGAAAGAGCTCTGTTGCGCGCAAGAGGCGGAAGGTCATTTGGAGGTTCGTGGATTCTGGTCTGAATCGGAGGAGGGGGATTTCGTGGCAAAGGAGATTCTTACCCTTCAGGTCAGGGGGGTCCCTTCCAACGAGATCGCCATCCTGGGGAGACGGCATGCGCCGCTTGCGATCGTCGAGGCCTCCCTCAAGCGGTGGAATATTCCCTGCCGGAAGATGGGCGAGCGCTCCTTCTACGATCTGCGGGAGGTGCGCGACATGATGGCTCTGATCACGGCGATCGCGCTACCGGAGAATTCTCCCGCGCTGGAGAGGATTTTCAAATTAGCGCCTGGAATCACCGCCCGGTCAATCGATTTGCTGGAGGATATCGCGGAACAAAACGAAGTCAGCCTCTATCGGGCGGCGGAACTTGCGATTGAGCATCAGTATCTGCAGGGAGAAGCTTCTAAAAGTCTGCAAGAGGTGTTGACCCGGCTGGATCAGCTCCGTCCCAGAATGGAGCAATTGTGCATCTCGGATTTGATGAGGGCGGCCGCGAAGGAGTTCGACACCCTCTCTCATCTGCAGAAGATCTCACGAGGACCTTCAGATTACGAAAAGCGTCTGGGTCATTTAAAAGATCTGGCGCAGATGGCCGATCAATTCGAGCTGTCGTCCGGACCGAGTCTGACGAATTTTATCAACGAGATGGCGATTGCGGCGATCCAGGGCGGGAGTCCGAAAGAGAAAGGCGGTATCCGCCTGATCACCCTTCATGGGGCGAAAGGCCTGGAGTTTCGTGTGGTCTTTCTCATTGGAGCTTTTCAAGGGAATATTCCGCACGTGAAGGGGAATCTGGAGGAAGAGCGACGGCTGATGTATGTGGGGGTGACCCGGACGAAAGAGCGGCTCTATATCTCTCATGCCCGGTACGTCCAGAACGAAGTACGGCAGCGATCGTACTTTGTCGACGAGATGGGACGAATGCTCAGCCCGCGGTCGCAGGTCTGA
- a CDS encoding DUF2997 domain-containing protein: MKKIEITFGPQGEVTLKTEGFAGKQCQEASRFLEQALGSVSEETLTGEYYQVQIKDRLEQKRE, from the coding sequence ATGAAGAAGATTGAAATCACATTTGGCCCGCAGGGAGAGGTCACGCTCAAGACGGAGGGCTTTGCCGGGAAGCAATGCCAGGAAGCCTCCCGATTTTTGGAGCAGGCCCTGGGATCCGTTTCCGAGGAGACCCTGACCGGCGAGTATTATCAGGTCCAAATAAAGGACCGGCTGGAGCAAAAACGCGAATAG
- a CDS encoding toprim domain-containing protein, with protein MELRTIKSIPILDVAERLELKIRGCSAHCFAHQPDRNPSLRFNIEKNTFRCYVCPQVGGSVIDLVMQVLNVPFHEALEYLSGKGEIKRSTRKRISEGPLLGMEDRDEILRALLSEAPLEKEGISYLAGRGIDIDIARKMGVGFLRPEDYRNLFWRMSRRFGRSRLKAAGLTRFHLFAKEGLSFMLFPYRLEGRVHTIKGRCLLTKAEAKERGVSRFVMTERAQIFYNQEILKSTRDLYLCEGEIDTLTLLQAGYPTVGIPGTGSFKESWFDLLMGKRVVLCLDSDPAGCEASAYLAEEFSKRGIAHLKLDLPSGKDVNECYLDAPLLM; from the coding sequence ATGGAGCTGAGAACGATTAAATCCATTCCGATCCTGGATGTTGCGGAAAGGCTTGAACTGAAAATCAGAGGCTGCTCGGCGCACTGTTTCGCGCATCAGCCGGATCGAAACCCCTCTCTTCGATTTAACATCGAGAAGAACACCTTTCGCTGTTATGTCTGCCCGCAAGTCGGCGGGTCGGTGATCGACCTGGTGATGCAGGTATTGAACGTCCCTTTTCATGAGGCATTGGAATATCTTTCCGGAAAGGGCGAGATAAAACGGTCGACGAGGAAGAGAATATCCGAAGGCCCGCTGCTTGGGATGGAAGATAGGGACGAGATTCTTCGCGCCCTGTTGTCGGAAGCTCCCTTAGAGAAGGAAGGGATAAGTTACCTGGCGGGCAGAGGGATCGATATCGATATCGCGCGGAAGATGGGGGTCGGATTCCTCCGGCCGGAAGATTATCGGAATCTCTTTTGGCGGATGAGCCGAAGATTTGGGCGAAGCCGCTTGAAAGCGGCGGGTCTGACCCGGTTCCATCTCTTCGCGAAAGAGGGCTTAAGCTTTATGCTCTTTCCGTATCGGCTGGAGGGACGCGTGCATACCATCAAGGGGCGCTGCCTTCTGACAAAAGCGGAGGCGAAGGAGCGCGGGGTCAGCCGGTTTGTCATGACGGAGAGGGCGCAGATCTTCTACAACCAGGAGATCTTGAAATCGACCCGGGACCTCTACCTTTGTGAGGGGGAGATCGACACGCTCACACTGCTACAGGCGGGGTATCCCACCGTCGGGATCCCGGGAACCGGGAGCTTCAAGGAGAGCTGGTTCGATCTGCTCATGGGGAAACGCGTTGTGCTCTGCCTGGATTCCGATCCCGCCGGATGTGAGGCGTCGGCCTATTTGGCGGAGGAATTCAGCAAGCGGGGGATCGCGCATCTGAAACTCGATCTTCCGAGTGGAAAAGACGTGAACGAATGTTACCTGGATGCGCCGTTACTGATGTGA
- a CDS encoding JAB domain-containing protein, giving the protein MQWVRVKLIKEARPVWATRIRDREDVHKMLKRYYRFHDREEALIICLDNKNAPTHIHSLSVGSINQCIIQPQIVFRVALLAAAAQIILVHNHPSEDPTPSKEDRQITERLVRVGELMGIRLIDSLIVGGNRIESIL; this is encoded by the coding sequence ATGCAATGGGTCAGAGTGAAGCTGATCAAAGAGGCGCGGCCTGTGTGGGCGACCCGGATCAGAGATAGAGAAGATGTTCATAAGATGCTCAAGCGCTACTACCGCTTTCATGACCGCGAGGAAGCGCTGATCATCTGTTTGGATAACAAGAATGCGCCGACGCATATTCATTCTCTGTCGGTCGGCAGCATCAATCAATGCATCATTCAGCCCCAGATCGTGTTCAGGGTCGCGCTGCTTGCGGCCGCGGCGCAAATCATCCTGGTCCACAATCACCCTTCAGAGGATCCGACCCCCTCGAAGGAGGATCGACAAATTACCGAGCGGCTCGTGAGAGTAGGGGAACTGATGGGGATCAGGCTGATCGATTCACTGATCGTAGGGGGAAACCGGATCGAATCAATCCTGTAG
- a CDS encoding vitamin B12-dependent ribonucleotide reductase, which translates to MQQDIKYNPNGTLSGNALRVLEKRYLAKNEEGQVIETPEELFRRVARNIAQADRFYDPAADVEGVSQEFFETLSELRFLPNSPTLMNAGRDLQQLSACFVLPVEDSMEGIFDAIKHTAIIHKTGGGTGFSFSRLRPKNDLVRTTGGVASGPISFMKVFNHATEAVKQGGTRRGANMGILRVDHPDILEFIRCKEDTKEITNFNISVAVTDAFMETYRKGEDFLLVNPRTKEVLQKISAREVMDQIARQAHKTGEPGIFFIDRANQSNPTPQIGEIEATNPCGEQPLLPYESCNLGSLNLERHLVAVDTLESVAGAGGQYRFDWAALEKSVRTSVHFLDNVIDMNRYPIEEIERITKANRKIGLGVMGFARMLFKLAIPYNSEKGIETAKTVMSFIREIGYDESAKLAEKRGVYPNWKGSLHEKRGEKVRNSYVTTVAPTGTLSMIADASGGCEPEFSLIWYKNVMGGDHLAYVLDYFVEVAKREGFWTGDLLDKIVKNKGSVQGIDQVPPHWQRVFVTSHGISPEWHVRMQAAFQEFSDSAVSKTVNLPSTATCDAVKQAYQLAYDLGCKGITVYRDGARLDQVMNVGGIPQNTSDIREVPATESGKEDRMTSELPDLIPELRIKVKTKRGNSYVHVGFLIQEESMAGIFDILRSQGSIRELFLSPSPHVKNRELLDMVCRLGSKLLRSGAPIEEVLEQLVKSNDQFGEMTSDAYALIKGLTTVVSRVQEAAEMRLPCPECGASSLRIQEGCLLCAACSWSKC; encoded by the coding sequence ATGCAGCAAGATATCAAATACAATCCAAACGGAACGCTTTCAGGCAATGCGCTTCGAGTGCTCGAGAAGCGGTATCTGGCGAAGAACGAGGAAGGACAGGTGATCGAGACCCCGGAGGAACTCTTCCGGCGAGTCGCCCGGAATATCGCACAAGCCGATCGGTTCTATGATCCAGCGGCCGATGTGGAGGGGGTCTCCCAGGAATTTTTTGAAACGCTTTCGGAATTAAGATTTCTTCCGAACTCTCCCACGCTGATGAACGCCGGCCGGGATCTGCAGCAGTTGTCGGCCTGTTTTGTCCTTCCGGTGGAAGATTCGATGGAGGGGATCTTCGACGCGATCAAGCATACGGCGATCATACACAAGACCGGAGGCGGCACCGGCTTCTCCTTCAGCAGGCTTCGGCCGAAGAACGACCTGGTCCGGACCACCGGAGGGGTCGCGTCAGGGCCAATCTCGTTCATGAAGGTTTTCAATCACGCCACGGAAGCGGTCAAGCAGGGAGGAACGCGCCGCGGCGCCAACATGGGAATCCTTCGGGTCGACCATCCAGATATCCTGGAGTTCATCCGCTGCAAGGAGGACACGAAAGAAATCACCAATTTCAATATCTCGGTCGCCGTCACGGACGCGTTTATGGAGACCTACAGGAAGGGAGAGGATTTCTTGTTGGTCAATCCAAGGACCAAAGAGGTGTTACAGAAAATCTCGGCCCGGGAAGTGATGGATCAGATCGCCCGTCAGGCCCATAAAACAGGAGAGCCGGGGATCTTCTTCATCGATCGCGCCAACCAGTCCAATCCGACGCCGCAGATTGGGGAGATCGAGGCGACCAATCCCTGTGGGGAGCAACCGCTCCTTCCTTACGAGAGTTGCAACCTGGGGAGCCTCAACCTGGAGCGGCATCTGGTTGCAGTCGACACCCTGGAATCAGTGGCGGGTGCGGGTGGTCAATATCGATTCGATTGGGCCGCCCTGGAGAAGAGCGTGAGGACCTCCGTCCACTTCCTGGACAATGTGATCGACATGAACCGCTATCCGATCGAAGAGATCGAACGGATCACCAAAGCCAACCGGAAGATCGGGTTGGGAGTGATGGGCTTCGCCCGGATGCTCTTCAAGCTGGCGATCCCCTACAACTCAGAGAAAGGGATTGAGACGGCGAAAACGGTCATGAGCTTCATCCGGGAGATCGGCTACGATGAATCGGCCAAGCTGGCCGAGAAGCGCGGGGTCTATCCGAACTGGAAGGGATCTCTGCATGAAAAGCGGGGAGAGAAGGTACGGAACTCTTACGTCACCACAGTGGCGCCGACCGGAACGCTCTCGATGATCGCCGACGCCTCCGGAGGGTGTGAGCCGGAATTTTCGCTGATCTGGTACAAGAACGTCATGGGAGGAGATCATCTCGCGTACGTCCTCGACTACTTCGTCGAAGTGGCCAAGCGCGAGGGCTTTTGGACCGGTGACCTGCTCGATAAGATCGTGAAGAACAAAGGCTCGGTGCAGGGGATCGATCAGGTCCCCCCGCATTGGCAGCGGGTCTTCGTCACCTCGCATGGGATCTCTCCCGAGTGGCATGTCCGGATGCAAGCGGCCTTTCAGGAGTTCTCCGATTCCGCCGTCAGCAAAACGGTCAACCTCCCGTCGACGGCAACATGCGATGCGGTCAAGCAGGCGTATCAGTTGGCTTATGATCTCGGCTGCAAGGGAATCACCGTCTATCGGGACGGGGCCCGGCTGGATCAGGTCATGAATGTCGGAGGTATTCCTCAAAATACCTCCGACATTAGGGAAGTGCCGGCGACAGAAAGTGGAAAAGAGGATCGGATGACATCGGAGCTTCCCGACCTCATTCCGGAGTTGAGGATCAAGGTCAAGACGAAACGAGGCAATTCCTATGTCCATGTCGGATTCCTGATTCAGGAGGAGAGCATGGCAGGGATCTTCGATATCCTGCGCTCTCAAGGGAGCATCCGGGAGCTTTTTCTCTCCCCCTCGCCGCATGTCAAAAACAGAGAGCTGCTCGACATGGTCTGCCGGCTGGGAAGCAAGCTGCTTCGATCGGGCGCGCCGATCGAGGAGGTGCTGGAGCAACTGGTGAAATCGAACGATCAATTCGGTGAGATGACCTCCGATGCGTATGCCTTGATCAAAGGGTTGACGACGGTGGTTTCCCGGGTCCAGGAAGCCGCGGAGATGAGGCTTCCCTGTCCGGAATGCGGTGCCTCTTCGCTCCGGATACAGGAAGGATGTCTCCTCTGCGCCGCCTGTTCCTGGTCCAAATGCTGA
- a CDS encoding AAA family ATPase, with the protein MPEFKSYLRAGYPALYVRTVEPDRARETLSKEALEVEGTAVCWDVLSGIKDMNGQCISENSDPLSPLTWLKEASENTILFLWNFHKFLNSVEVIQAIQNGIHEWKGEGKSLVVLAPQVQIPVELDRIFTVIEFSLPNRETIQSILSDVVGSSGLLMPEHAEALLDAATGLTTFEAENVFALSAIDPRPFSCSVVSTQKAQMVMKNASLEIFYAADRFDTLGGLDRLKEFALKIAGSPLARGLLLLGVPGCGKSHFAKVLGGELSIPTLSLNFGRLFGSLVGESEERMRQALSVADAMAPCILMLDEIDKGLSGANSSHQSDGGVGSRIFGTFLTWLNDHTTQVFVVATTNNIAHLPPEFLRAERWDAIFFVDLPTPEEREAILNIHAAEYGIEPVGVPDLSAWSGAEIRSLCRIAAMTKSTLIEAARYVVPLSRSMGEKLAELREWAKSRTLPASSPQRSSLSRRISAKPAEGGAN; encoded by the coding sequence ATGCCTGAGTTCAAATCGTATCTTCGCGCGGGGTATCCCGCATTGTATGTCCGGACCGTGGAGCCTGACCGGGCCCGGGAGACGCTCAGCAAGGAAGCGTTGGAAGTGGAGGGGACGGCGGTCTGCTGGGATGTCCTTTCCGGAATCAAAGACATGAACGGGCAGTGTATTTCGGAGAATTCCGATCCGTTATCGCCGCTGACGTGGCTGAAGGAGGCATCCGAGAATACGATCCTCTTTCTGTGGAACTTTCACAAATTTCTGAATTCCGTCGAAGTGATTCAGGCCATCCAGAACGGCATCCATGAATGGAAAGGAGAGGGAAAATCGCTTGTCGTGCTGGCTCCGCAGGTTCAGATTCCGGTGGAGCTCGATCGGATCTTTACGGTGATCGAGTTCTCGCTCCCGAATCGAGAAACAATCCAAAGTATTCTCTCGGACGTGGTCGGATCTTCCGGGCTTTTGATGCCGGAACACGCGGAGGCGTTGTTGGATGCGGCCACCGGCCTGACCACGTTCGAGGCGGAGAACGTTTTCGCCCTCTCGGCGATCGATCCCAGGCCGTTCTCATGCTCGGTTGTATCGACGCAGAAGGCGCAGATGGTGATGAAGAACGCCTCGCTTGAGATTTTCTACGCAGCCGATCGGTTCGACACCCTGGGGGGGTTGGACCGGCTGAAGGAGTTTGCCTTGAAGATCGCAGGCTCCCCCCTGGCGCGGGGGCTGCTTCTGCTGGGCGTGCCCGGATGCGGCAAAAGCCATTTTGCCAAGGTCTTGGGTGGAGAGCTCTCGATTCCGACGCTCTCTCTGAATTTCGGCCGGCTCTTCGGATCGTTGGTGGGAGAGTCGGAGGAGCGAATGCGACAGGCGTTGTCAGTCGCCGACGCCATGGCGCCGTGCATCCTCATGCTCGATGAGATCGACAAAGGATTGTCGGGCGCGAATTCTTCTCATCAGTCGGATGGCGGGGTCGGATCGCGGATCTTCGGAACGTTTTTGACCTGGCTGAATGACCACACAACCCAGGTGTTCGTGGTGGCGACGACAAATAATATCGCGCATCTTCCCCCGGAATTTCTTCGGGCGGAGCGATGGGACGCCATCTTCTTCGTCGATCTTCCCACGCCGGAGGAGAGGGAGGCGATTCTGAATATCCACGCGGCGGAATACGGGATTGAGCCGGTGGGCGTGCCGGATCTGTCCGCCTGGTCGGGGGCGGAGATCCGATCGCTCTGCCGGATTGCGGCGATGACGAAAAGCACCCTGATCGAGGCCGCGCGTTATGTCGTGCCGCTGTCCCGGAGCATGGGGGAGAAGCTCGCCGAGCTGAGGGAGTGGGCGAAGAGCCGGACGCTGCCTGCTTCCTCCCCGCAGAGATCTTCACTCTCCCGCAGAATCAGCGCCAAACCGGCCGAAGGGGGCGCAAACTAA
- a CDS encoding putative toxin-antitoxin system toxin component, PIN family: MRVVLDTNVLLSGLIIPDSLPGRIVQAWREARFDLVFSEQMLEEIRRILAYPKINKRLKWDAEEIERFLLLLRFKCVITTPPPMSFEDLRDPDDAAILSALIDSGAEALVTGDEDLLILAGRYPIFSPAEFTRRL, from the coding sequence ATGAGGGTCGTTCTAGACACCAATGTCCTCCTCTCCGGGTTGATCATCCCTGATAGTCTTCCCGGTCGTATTGTCCAGGCCTGGAGAGAGGCACGGTTCGACCTGGTTTTCTCCGAACAAATGCTGGAAGAAATCCGGAGGATTTTAGCCTATCCAAAAATCAACAAGAGATTGAAATGGGATGCAGAGGAAATTGAACGATTTCTCCTTTTGCTCCGCTTCAAATGTGTGATCACGACCCCCCCACCGATGAGCTTTGAAGATTTACGGGATCCGGATGACGCCGCTATTTTATCTGCGCTGATCGATTCCGGTGCCGAAGCGCTCGTCACGGGAGACGAAGATTTGCTGATCTTGGCAGGCCGATACCCGATCTTTTCTCCCGCCGAATTCACCAGGCGTCTTTAA